From Cydia fagiglandana chromosome 6, ilCydFagi1.1, whole genome shotgun sequence, the proteins below share one genomic window:
- the LOC134665155 gene encoding multifunctional protein r, whose product MAQEDLSCEVGGLCSLVLSDGSVFHGRSFGAALPAEGEVVFQTGMVGYPESLTDPSYHTQLLVLTYPLVGNYGVPDEAECDEHGLPRWFESSRIWAAGLIVGSISKHASHWRAKKSLGSWLASQKVPGLCDIDTRALTCRLREGVTLGRIIQGPVPSALPPLSDPNTRNLVAEVSVKAEKIYNPNGDVSIMAVDCGLKYNQIRCLIKRNAKVTVVPWNHKLDPQNYDGLFISNGPGDPDVCKSVVENIRSVVKSSKVKPIFGICLGHQLLSTAVGCKTFKMSYGNRGHNLPCTHSETRRCFMTSQNHGFAVDSSTLPQDWKILFTNENDKTNEGIIHESKPFFSVQFHPEHTAGPTDLECLFDIFIDSVKAFKSKQPCVVNKMITEKLTFSPTINERPKKVLILGSGGLSIGQAGEFDYSGSQGVKAMQEEKIQTVLINPNIATVQTSKGLADKVYFLPITPEYVEQVIKAERPTGVLLTFGGQTALNCGVQLQKSKVFEKYNVKVLGTPIQSIIDTEDRKIFAEKINAIGEKVAPSAAVFSVEEAVSAALQIGYPVMARAAFSLGGLGSGFANNEEELRALAHQAFSHSDQLIIDKSLKGWKEVEYEVVRDAYDNCITVCNMENVDPLGIHTGESIVVAPSQTLSNREYYMLRNTALKVIRHFGIVGECNIQYALNPLSEEFYIIEVNARLSRSSALASKATGYPLAYVAAKLALSIPLPEIKNSVTKVTTACFEPSLDYCVVKIPRWDLAKFTRVSTKIGSSMKSVGEVMSIGRNFEEAFQKALRMVDENVNGFDPNIKEVNENELREPTDKRMFVLAAALKNNYTVEKLHQLTQIDRWFLEKFKNIINFYDTLERVDHSSITPDMLKSAKKIGFSDKQIANAIKSTELAVRKLREEFKITPCVKKIDTVAAEWPASTNYLYLTYNGTQHDLEFPGGFTMVLGSGVYRIGSSVEFDWCAVGCLRELRNQGKNTIMVNYNPETVSTDYDMSDRLYFEEISFEVVMDIYNIEHPDGIVLSMGGQLPNNIAMDLHRQQAKILGTSPDMIDNAENRFKFSRMLDRKNILQPRWKELTDLESAIAFCDEVGYPCLVRPSYVLSGAAMNVAYSNQDLEAYLKSASKVSKDHPVVISKFIMDAKEIDVDAVAADGVIVCMAVSEHVENAGVHSGDATLVTPPQDINNETLDKIKEIAGIVAETLDVSGPFNMQLIAKDNELKVIECNVRVSRSFPFVSKTLDHDFVATATKVILGLPVEPLDVLSGVGKVGVKVPQFSFSRLAGADVTLGVEMASTGEVACFGENRYEAYLKSLMSTGFRIPKKAILLSVGTFKHKMELLPSVRTLHRMGYKLYASMGTGDFYTEHGVEVESVQWTFDHIGDPEDDRSDGELMHLADFMARRQLDLVINLPMRGGCRRVSSFTTHGYRTRRLAVDYAVPLVTDVKCAKLLVQAMMKCGGIPLMKTHTDCMTSRNIIKLPGFIDVHVHAREPGATYKEDFASCTAAALAGGVTMICAMPNTNPPVIDKASYDYTAALTRVSARCDYALFMGASTSNCETAAEMAPQAAALKMYLNETFTTLKLDDMTVWQKHLQNWPKKMPVCAHAEREKTGAIILMASLLDRPIHICHVARKEEISIIRAAKERGLKVTCEVCPHHLFLSTDDTDRIGKGRAEVRPVLCSPEDQAELWKNMDMIDVFATDHAPHAVAEKDAEKPLPGYPGLETILPLLLNAVHQGRLTIEDIINKFHRNPRKIFNLPEQPNTYVEVDMDYEWTIPNSMEFTKSKWTPFAGMQVCGAVHRVTLRGEIAYVEGQVLIPPGFGQNVRDWPAPKKQSFPIFAIEKPEKEQSRPSSALDFHSSADFSRLSDLDMEQMEPKPEGKLNVHFEPQRGASPLPGQERPISKRERCDSSSYYNPPQVAVSQRQRSDLFGKSILTVDLFGKETLNDIFNLAQFMKISVSKGRFLDDILRGKVMSSIFYEVSTRTSCSFAAAMQRLGGSVIHTDATSSSAKKGETLEDSVAVMSSYSDVVVLRHPEPGAVARASRHCRKPVINAGDGVGEHPTQALLDVFTIREEIGTVNGLTITMVGDLKNGRTVHSLARLLTLYQVNLQYVSPPGLGMPKHITDYVASKGIPQKVFERLEDVLADTHVLYMTRIQRERFESQDEYEKARGVLVVTPHLMTRARRRMVVMHPLPRLDEISAEFDSDPRAAYFRQAEYGMYVRMALLSMVAGVNPLV is encoded by the exons ATGGCACAAGAAGATTTAAGTTGCGAAGTGGGTGGGCTGTGCAGCCTGGTGCTTAGCGATGGGTCCGTCTTCCACGGCAGGAGCTTCGGCGCGGCGCTGCCCGCTGAGGGTGAAGTTG TATTTCAGACCGGCATGGTGGGCTACCCCGAGTCGCTCACCGACCCATCGTATCATACGCAGCTACTGGTGTTGACCTACCCTCTGGTGGGCAACTACGGGGTCCCCGACGAAGCTGAGTGCGATGAACACGGTTTGCCAAG GTGGTTCGAGTCAAGCCGCATTTGGGCAGCTGGCCTGATTGTCGGTTCAATCAGTAAACATGCAAGTCACTGGCGCGCCAAGAAATCATTAGGTTCCTGGTTAGCTTCGCAGAAAGTCCCTGGGCTCTGTGACATTGACACCAGGGCACTGACATGCCGTCTGCGAGAGGGCGTGACATTGGGCAGAATTATACAAGGGCCGGTCCCTTCTGCTCTGCCGCCGCTTTCTGATCCCAATACGAGAAATTTAGTGGCAGAAGTAtctgtcaag gcTGAGAAAATATACAATCCCAATGGCGACGTGTCGATTATGGCTGTAGACTGTGGTCTCAAATACAATCAAATAAGATGTTTGATAAAAAGGAACGCCAAAGTAACCGTAGTGCCATGGAACCATAAGCTCGACCCACAAAATTATGATGGATTATTTATAAGCAACGGCCCAGGCGATCCAGATGTTTGCAAAAGTGTTGTTGAAAATATCCGCAGTGTTGTCAAATCCAGCAAAGTAAAACCAATTTTTGGAATTTGTCTCGGTCATCAACTACTTTCAACTGCTGTTGGatgtaaaacatttaaaatgag TTATGGCAACCGTGGACACAATTTGCCCTGTACACACAGCGAAACACGTAGATGTTTTATGACATCTCAGAATCACGGCTTCGCTGTAGATAGCAGTACTTTACCTCAAGATTGGAAAATCTTATTTACCAacgagaatgataaaactaatgAAGGCATCATACATGAATCCAAACCTTTCTTCAGTGTACAATTCCACCCAGAACACACTGCAGGTCCCACCGACCTGGAATGTCTATTTGACATTTTTATTGACTCGGTAAAAGCCTTTAAATCAAAGCAACCGTGTGTAGTAAATAAGATGATTACCGAAAAATTAACATTCAGTCCTACTATAAATGAAAGACCAAAGAAAGTTCTAATTCTGGGTTCTGGGGGTTTGTCTATCGGTCAAGCCGGTGAATTCGATTACTCGGGTTCACAAGGCGTAAAAGCTATGCAAGAAGAAAAGATTCAAACGGTGCTGATCAATCCCAATATTGCAACAGTGCAAACATCAAAAGGATTGGCTGACAAAGTTTACTTTTTACCTATCACTCCCGAATACGTAGAACAGGTTATCAAAGCAGAACGTCCTACAGGCGTTTTGCTTACCTTTGGAGGACAGACCGCATTGAACTGCGGCGTACAGCTTCAAAAATCCAAAGTTTTTGAGAAATACAACGTAAAAGTTTTGGGAACACCTATACAATCCATAATAGACACAGAAGACAGAAAGATTTTTGCTGAAAAAATAAATGCGATTGGTGAAAAGGTGGCCCCGAGTGCGGCCGTATTTTCTGTGGAGGAAGCCGTGTCAGCGGCTCTTCAAATAGGATACCCTGTGATGGCGCGCGCTGCATTTTCATTAGGTGGCTTGGGATCAGGATTTGCAAACAACGAGGAAGAGCTAAGAGCCCTAGCACATCAAGCTTTCTCACATTCTGACCAACTGATAATAGACAAGTCTCTTAAGGGATGGAAAGAAGTTGAATATGAGGTGGTCCGAGATGCTTATGATAATTGCATTACAGTCTGCAATATGGAGAATGTGGATCCTTTAGGAATACACACGGGAGAGTCCATAGTTGTTGCGCCGAGTCAAACTCtctcgaaccgggaatattataTGTTAAGAAATACTGCTTTGAAAGTAATTAGACATTTCGGCATTGTTGGAGAATGCAACATACAATATGCTCTTAATCCTCTTTCTGAGGAATTCTACATAATAGAAGTCAATGCTAGGCTATCGAGAAGTTCCGCTTTGGCGAGTAAAGCTACGGGTTATCCATTGGCATACGTAGCAGCGAAATTGGCCCTCAGCATCCCTCTGCCAGAAATAAAGAACTCTGTGACAAAAGTAACCACAGCTTGTTTCGAACCAAGTTTAGACTATTGTGTTGTTAAAATACCGAGATGGGACTTGGCAAAGTTTACAAGAGTCAGCACCAAAATAGGAAGCTCCATGAAAAGTGTTGGAGAGGTCATGTCTATTGGAAGAAACTTCGAAGAAGCGTTTCAAAAAGCGTTACGTATGGTTGATGAAAATGTTAACGGATTTGACCCCAACATAAAAGAAGTGAATGAAAATGAACTGAGGGAGCCCACAGATAAGCGGATGTTTGTTTTAGCAGCTGctcttaaaaataattacactgTAGAAAAACTGCATCAACTGACACAAATTGATAGATGGTTTTtagaaaagtttaaaaatattattaacttttATGATACCCTCGAGCGTGTCGACCATAGCTCTATAACACCAGATATGCTAAAAAGTGCTAAGAAAATCGGATTTTCTGATAAACAAATTGCTAATGCTATTAAAAGTACAGAATTGGCTGTTAGAAAACTAAGAGAagagtttaaaataacaccatGTGTTAAAAAAATTGATACAGTTGCTGCTGAGTGGCCTGCATCGACAAATTATTTGTACCTTACGTACAATGGGACCCAGCACGATTTAGAGTTCCCAGGAGGGTTTACTATGGTGTTGGGGTCAGGTGTGTACAGAATTGGAAGTTCTGTTGAATTCGATTGGTGCGCAGTGGGCTGCCTTAGAGAACTGCGAAATCAGGGCAAAAACACTATTATGGTCAATTATAATCCTGAAACCGTTAGTACTGACTATGACATGAGTGACCGATTATATTTCgaagaaatatcatttgaagTTGTTATGGATATATACAACATAGAGCACCCGGATGGCATTGTACTGTCAATGGGAGGACAACTTCCAAATAACATTGCTATGGATTTACATCGACAACAAGCAAAAATATTAGGCACTTCACCCGACATGATAGACAACGCTGAAAACAGATTTAAATTTTCGCGCATGCTAGATCGCAAAAACATATTACAACCGCGGTGGAAAGAACTCACAGACTTAGAATCTGCTATAGCTTTTTGTGATGAAGTTGGCTACCCATGTTTAGTCAGACCTTCTTATGTGCTCAGTGGGGCTGCTATGAATGTAGCATATTCTAATCAAGACTTGGAAGCTTATCTCAAATCAGCTAGCAAAGTGAGCAAGGATCACCCTGTAGTTATTTCGAAATTTATTATGGATGCAAAGGAGATTGATGTTGATGCTGTCGCAGCTGATGGTGTAATTGTATGTATGGCTGTATCCGAACACGTAGAAAATGCTGGAGTTCATTCTGGGGATGCCACATTAGTAACCCCACCACAAGACATAAACAACGAAACGTTAGACAAAATCAAAGAGATCGCGGGCATTGTTGCAGAAACGCTTGATGTTAGCGGTCCTTTTAATATGCAATTGATAGCCAAAGATAATGAGCTCAAAGTTATCGAATGCAATGTGAGAGTCTCTAGGTCATTCCCGTTTGTATCTAAAACTTTAGACCATGATTTCGTGGCGACGGCAACTAAAGTTATTCTTGGACTGCCAGTAGAACCTCTTGACGTCTTGAGTGGTGTTGGAAAAGTGGGTGTAAAAGTGCCACAGTTTTCTTTCTCTCGATTGGCTGGAGCTGATGTTACACTGGGAGTAGAGATGGCATCTACGGGTGAAGTAGCTTGCTTCGGTGAAAATCGCTATGAAGCTTATCTGAAATCTCTTATGAGCACAGGTTTCAGAATACCTAAAAAAGCCATATTGCTATCAGTCGGAACATTCAAg CACAAGATGGAGTTATTACCTAGCGTACGCACTTTACACAGAATGGGATACAAACTATATGCCAGTATGGGTACCGGTGACTTTTACACGGAGCACGGAGTAGAG GTTGAAAGTGTGCAGTGGACTTTTGATCACATTGGCGACCCAGAAGACGATCGCTCAGACGGCGAACTGATGCACTTAGCAGATTTTATGGCGAGGCGTCAACTCGACCTTGTGATTAACTTACCTATGAGAGGAGGCTGTCGTCGGGTGTCATCCTTTACCACACATGGATATCGTACGCGCCGTTTGGCGGTCGATTATGCCGTGCCATTGGTAACGGATGTTAAATGCGCAAAACTTTTAGTACAG GCGATGATGAAGTGTGGTGGCATACCACTAATGAAAACTCACACTGACTGCATGACTTCACGCAACATTATAAAGTTACCTGGTTTCATTGATGTACATGTCCATGCCCGTGAACCAGGAGCAACGTATAAAGAAGATTTCGCTTCCTGCACGGCTGCTGCCCTTGCTGGTGGAGTCACAATGATCTGTGCTATGCCGAACACAAATCCACCAGTCATTGATAAAGCGTCTTACGATTACACCGCTGCATTGACTCGTGTCAGTGCTCGTTGTGACTACGCTCTCTTCATGGGTGCTTCAACCTCAAACTGTGAGACAGCAGCGGAAATGGCTCCTCAAGCGGCCGCCCTAAAGATGTATTTAAATGAAACATTCACCACGTTAAAGTTGGACGATATGACGGTATGGCAAAAACATCTACAAAACTGGCCAAAGAAAATGCCAGTGTGCGCTCACGCGGAACGCGAAAAAACAGGAGCAATTATTCTCATGGCATCTTTGTTGGATCGTCCCATTCATATTTGTCATGTGGCTCGTAAAGAAGAAATTTCAATTATAAGAGCAGCTAAGGAAAGAGGATTAAAAGTAACCTGTGAAGTCTGTCCACACCATTTGTTTTTGAGTACGGATGACACTGACAGAATAGGAAAAGGTCGTGCTGAAGTGCGGCCAGTGCTTTGCAGTCCTGAAGACCAAGCAGAGCTTTGGAAAAATATGGACATGATTGATGTTTTCGCAACCGACCACGCTCCACATGCTGTTGCAGAAAAAGACGCAGAGAAACCTTTACCGGGATACCCGGGCTTGGAAACCATTTTACCTCTATTGTTAAATGCTGTACATCAAGGGCGACTCACTATCGAGGACATAATTAATAAGTTCCACAGAAATCCGAGAAAAATATTTAACTTGCCAGAGCAACCTAATACTTACGTAGAAGTTGACATGGATTACGAATGGACTATCCCAAACAGCATGGAATTCACAAAATCAAAATGGACTCCGTTCGCTGGTATGCAAGTTTGTGGAGCGGTCCATCGCGTCACCTTGCGTGGTGAAATTGCATATGTGGAAGGTCAAGTTCTCATTCCACCAGGTTTTGGTCAAAATGTCCGTGATTGGCCAGCACCGAAAAAACAATCCTTCCCAATCTTTGCCATTGAAAAACCGGAAAAAGAACAAAGTAGACCGAGTTCTGCACTTGATTTTCATAGCTCTGCTGATTTCAGCCGGTTGAGTGACCTTGACATGGAGCAAATGGAACCTAAGCCAGAAGGAAAATTGAATGTGCATTTTGAACCACAGAGAGGCGCTTCGCCTCTGCCTGGACAAGAACGCCCGATTTCAAAACGAGAAAGATGCGATAGTTCATCTTATTATAATCCTCCACAGGTAGCCGTTTCACAGCGGCAAAGAAGTGATCTATTTGGCAAGAGTATTCTGACTGTAGACTTGTTTGGCAAAGAAACTCTCAACGACATATTTAATCTTGCTCAGTTTATGAAAATAAGTGTCAGCAAGGGACGTTTCTTGGACGATATTCTGCGAGGAAAAGTCATGTCTTCGATATTCTACGAAGTAAGCACTCGTACCAGTTGCAGTTTTGCGGCAGCCATGCAACGACTGGGTGGTTCTGTCATCCACACTGACGCCACAAGCTCTTCAGCTAAAAAAGGAGAGACGTTAGAAGACAGTGTTGCAGTTATGTCCAGCTACTCTGACGTAGTAGTACTCCGTCATCCGGAACCTGGAGCAGTGGCT cgtGCCTCACGCCATTGCCGAAAACCTGTAATCAATGCAGGAGATGGAGTGGGAGAACATCCCACACAAGCATTACTAGATGTATTCACCATTCGAGAAGAAATTGGTACAGTTAATGGACTCACTATAACCATGGTTGGGGACCTTAAAAATGGGCGCACAGTACATTCACTAGCCCGATTACTTACACTGTATCAAGTCAATTTGCAGTATGTGAGTCCGCCTGGCCTTGGCATGCCAAAACATATAACAGATTACGTTGCGTCCAAGGGAATACCCCAAAAAGTATTCGAACGTTTAGAAGATGTACTTGCAGATACCCACGTCTTATACATGACGAGAATACAAAGAGAGAGATTTGAGAGCCAAGATGAGTATGAGAAG GCTCGAGGAGTGTTGGTGGTGACGCCGCACCTGATGACGCGCGCGCGCCGTCGCATGGTGGTGATGCATCCGCTCCCGCGCCTCGACGAGATCTCGGCGGAGTTCGACTCGGACCCGCGCGCCGCGTACTTCCGCCAGGCCGAGTACGGCATGTACGTTCGCATGGCGTTGCTGTCCATGGTTGCTGGTGTCAACCCCCTAGTGTAG
- the LOC134665156 gene encoding uncharacterized protein LOC134665156, protein MGNSKSVKKSQKEPDKFFEREKWREQKREERRKKNANPGNRRFATKEGPVPTTMQLASAPRASTGHAPGPAPAHVRSYDDEALDHMRYQLQNDSEAFLLNNILLSVQFFENFEREMYQIKNNPMSEREHGIDEAMVRHHKHVFFADRLQECVQEHVYYRKQRGHREPLLAPRLYVIYDNIEAREPGDTSDYSAVLDAPFYKLRVEDCREPGYVKLKKLEVLESCLSKEAQEEEHRDSFMNSDDSLYTDSEKESNGSDDAPSVGKGEELLQKLKNKIESKNASTFIIPNAKINQHIVNDTGRRRSGPIKPITSSGNISNMKAIKLTTQSLLEEVETENIFKAENKDKETNEIKGRKSILKTSRSLSGPVKDIKGIGNPIRLDNTIAEDTETSGYRSTSSSRQEYENDSDYGYATIKESTTPKKVEITSQSNYALSSGVVPDECWTSVQIRSFENWSEDEDEEIDDADSKLSPCRNLFETHHYLKSTSFMANFVDNFMIKLGSSLGLTPDSVNNAMTQGASIYCDMIKNGVKMSYEVFPALFTSWPNAANRWIIRERRRVINPRTNFAYQWPSKNVVNKAINFGCLLVPVGFRPKRGLNPDQKLQWRVTFPAAERYLESCLAHAHLRCYLFALVLHKTFMENQTSKIGIDANHLKNHLFWQCEDNYARWPEDRLGETFKLFIETFYSNFTQGRFPNYFIDHCNDFKSIPNPLLREVQRQLFDIKESPVMHMLYALEKVKYTKKEFYPKFNCLKLYEILTCRNPLRILNPNLNMPVSNRRTSTDTEDEWENRGMGKMYDKNYLWNKERHRQIQDTKRKGQLYSKKHKTDGKSEKPEILIDKNRILPKKMETERRRLVFEFFIPHFIAMARSSETFGDIRQALIYLEQAQRLCMLLMEEPAGEITANGYLDVIRDKLTDCQRKLVNQVGYRLTPRSEKQVNRKANSHVHPIRKPRHRFEHIINQDSPTDSAGIPAFTFADIEYTGKSSALNLTETYDDEESKL, encoded by the exons ATGGGAAATTCTAAGTCTGTTAAGAAATCTCAGAAGGAACCGGATAAGTTCTTCGAAAGGGAAAAATGGAGGGAGCAGAAACGGGAGGAGAGAAGGAAGAAGAATGCGAATCCAGGGAATAGAAGGTTCGCAACGAAGGAGGGGCCAGTGCCGACGACGATGCAGCTGGCGAGCGCGCCGCGAGCGTCGACGGGCCACGCGCCCGGCCCGGCGCCCGCGCACGTCCGCTCCTACGACGACGAGGCGCTGGATCACATGCGCTACCAGCTACAAAACGATTCTGAAGCCTTTTTGCTCAACAACATTCTGTTATCGGTGCAGTTTTTCGAAAATTTCGAAAG AGAGATGTATCAAATCAAGAACAATCCAATGAGCGAACGCGAGCACGGCATCGACGAAGCGATGGTTCGGCACCACAAGCACGTATTCTTCGCGGACAGGCTGCAGGAGTGCGTTCAAGAACATGTATATTACCGCAAGCAACGCGGACACCGCGAGCCGCTGCTGGCTCCCAGACTATATGTCATATACGACAATATCGAGGCTAGGGAGCCTGGTGATACGTCTGACTACAGTGCGGTTCTTGATGCACCTTTCTATAAACTACGCGTAGAGGATTGTAGAGAACCAG GGTATGTTAAGTTGAAGAAGCTTGAAGTATTAGAAAGCTGTCTATCAAAAGAAGCACAAGAAGAAGAACACAGAGACTCGTTTATGAATTCAGATGATAGTCTATACACTGATTCAGAAAAAGAGTCAAATGGATCAGATGATGCTCCGTCAGTAGGCAAAGGAGAAGAGTTACTCCAAAAGCTTAAAAACAAGATCGAGTCCAAGAATGCAAGTACTTTTATCATACCTAACGCTAAAATAAATCAACATATAGTAAATGATACAGGAAGGAGACGCAGTGGGCCGATAAAACCGATAACTTCCTCTGGAAATATTTCAAATATGAAAGCTATAAAACTAACAACTCAATCACTGCTTGAAGAGGTTGaaacagaaaatatttttaaggcAGAGAATAAAGATAAGGAGACAAACGAAATTAAAGGTAGGAAATCAATTTTAAAAACGTCTCGAAGTCTGAGCGGACCTGTCAAGGATATTAAAGGCATAGGCAATCCAATACGTCTTGACAACACAATTGCTGAAGACACAGAGACGTCGGGTTACCGATCCACATCCAGCAGTAGACAGGAATATGAAAATGATTCTGACTATGGATATGCAACGATCAAAGAATCTACAACACCGAAAAAAGTAGAGATAACCAGCCAATCTAACTACGCACTTAGCTCGGGGGTAGTACCAGATGAATGCTGGACATCCGTTCAAATCCGCTCCTTTGAAAATTGGAGTGAAGACGAGGATGAAGAAATAGATGATGCAGATTCAAAATTGTCTCCATGTAGAAATCTATTCGAAACCCATCATTACTTAAAATCTACAAGCTTTATGGCGAACTTTGTTGACAATTTTATGATAAAATTGGGATCAAGCCTAGGACTCACTCCCGACTCTGTGAACAATGCTATGACGCAAGGAGCTAGTATATACTGTGACATGATAAAAAATGGTGTTAAGATGAGTTATGAAGTATTTCCCGCTCTTTTTACTTCGTGGCCGAATGCAGCTAATAGATGGATTATACGTGAAAGGAGAAGAGTCATAAATCCTCGAACCAATTTTGCATATCAATGGCCGTCCAAAAATGTTGTCAATAAAGCTATAAATTTTGGATGTTTACTTGTACCTGTTGGATTCAGGCCCAAACGAGGATTGAACCCTGATCAGAAGTTGCAGTGGCGAGTTACATTTCCTGCCGCCGAACGTTATCTAGAGAGCTGTTTAGCGCATGCCCACCTGAGATGTTATTTGTTTGCACTGGTGTTGCATAAGACTTTTATGGAAAACCAAACCTCAAAAATTGGCATAGACGCAAATCATTTGAAAAATCACTTATTCTGGCAGTGCGAGGACAATTATGCAAGGTGGCCAGAAGACCGCCTAGGTGAAACTTTCAAATTGTTTATAGAAACTTTTTACAGCAATTTTACCCAAGGAAGATTTCCAAATTACTTTATTGATCATTGTAATGACTTTAAAAGTATACCTAATCCTCTATTACGTGAAGTACAGCGACAATTATTTGATATTAAAGAGTCTCCTGTTATGCACATGCTTTACGCTCTAGAAAAAGTCAAATACACAAAAAAAGAGTTTTACCCTAAATTCAACTGCCTTAAACTCTATGAAATCTTAACATGCCGGAATCCTTTGCGAATACTGAATCCAAACCTCAATATGCCTGTCTCAAATCGTAGAACCAGTACGGATACTGAAGACGAATGGGAAAATAGGGGCATGGGGAAAATGTATGACAAAAACTATCTGTGGAACAAAGAACGGCATCGACAAATACAAGACACAAAACGTAAGGGCCAACTGTATAGCAAGAAACATAAGACGGACGGTAAAAGTGAAAAGCCAGAAATTCTAATTGATAAAAAT AGAATATTGCCCAAGAAAATGGAGACAGAGCGAAGACGTCTGGTGTTCGAGTTTTTCATTCCTCACTTCATTGCAATGGCTCGCTCCAGCGAAACATTCGGTGATATTCGTCAAGCATTAATCTACTTGGAGCAAGCACAAAGGCTTTGCATGCTTCTGATGGAAGAACCCGCTGGTGAGATTACCGCGAATGGTTACCTAGATGTTATTCGCGACAAACTGACAGATTGCCAGAGAAAGTTGGTCAATCAAGTCGGTTACAGATTGACACCGAGAAGTGAAAAGCAAGTGAACCGCAAAGCTAACTCTCACGTCCATCCTATTCGCAAACCACGCCATCGATTCGAGCACATTATCAATCAGGATTCACCGACTGACAGTGCTGGTATCCCCGCCTTCACTTTCGCGGACATTGAATACACTGGGAAGTCTAGTGCTTTAAATTTAACAGAGACTTATGATGATGAGGAATcaaaattgtaa
- the LOC134665584 gene encoding uncharacterized protein LOC134665584: MDYDNYDGKLTTAEPGVSMTALEEEIPSLTVASIIGVALVVLVAIAIVFVLGVLIDCRQQRLLDEKMGEMKRARSLRGRRAPEQDADDASIVNNEEAPPTSLPPAAMLRDVP; the protein is encoded by the exons ATGGATTACGATAATTACGATGGAA AGCTGACGACGGCGGAGCCAGGCGTGTCGATGACAGCGCTGGAGGAGGAGATCCCCTCGCTGACGGTGGCGTCCATCATCGGCGTGGCACTCGTGGTGCTCGTCGCCATCGCCATCGTCTTCGTGCTCGGAGTCCTCATCGACTGCCGACAACA ACGACTACTAGATGAAAAAATGGGCGAGATGAAACGTGCCAGGAGCTTGCGGGGCAGGCGTGCGCCTGAGCAAGACGCTGACGACGCCAGCATCGTCAACAACGAGGAGGCCCCGCCCACCAGCCTGCCGCCAGCTGCCATGCTTAGAGATGTGCCATGA